In Setaria viridis chromosome 5, Setaria_viridis_v4.0, whole genome shotgun sequence, the genomic stretch CAATAACTTGAAGAGCATCATAAATTCAGTATCCCCTCTCAAGTGATCATTTCCTTGATAGTTCTTGTCATTGTGATATGCTGTAGAAATCAAGATTCCTCAACATCACACCtgaaatcatcatcaaatcttCGATCCTCATCCACATCTGGGGGCACAAGTTCACAGAAAGTGGACAATGAAGATAACGACGACTTCAACCCACGAGGATCTTCCATATCTGGTATGTATTCCTCTGCAGTGTCTACAACATTCTGGTGTGGTTGTAGTATACTAGAATTAGATTAGTGCAGTTCCAGTGTGGGTAATTGTTGTTTTGCTATGTGTGTTCTGATGCAGGCGTCATATTGCTTCTGGTTATCAGAATAGGGACATACGACACAAAgaattttctacaaatttatttGAGTCGAACATTTCCATCGTATTCTTGTTGAACATTTTACTTatgtccctttgaaatgcatcagGAACAACTAATGCAAGCTATAATCACGTGGATCTCTTTGGGCAAAGTTTAATGGATGACCTTGTTGACACAACTGCATCTACTTCAAGTACAGTGCCAAATGTTGGAGCTGCTTCTTTGCCAGAAGTTGATTTATTTGCCAATACAGATTTCCAGTCTGCTAATGCTCCATTAGAATCAACAACTGGCTCTCATGCTCAGGTTTACCCTGCCTGTCCTAGTGTCTAGTGATATCTTTTTAGTAATTCACTTCAATTTATGTCTCTAATGGTTATATATGATGTATCATACATAAATATGATACATATCTGTTCATGGTAAAAGAATATAATAGTTCAGAAGGATAGTACTTTATGGGACAGTGGCACATCAATGGATTTCACAACATTGCATCGGCAAATGAGGAATTTATCCTAATTTATATGATTACATTGTTGACACTTGCATACTTGATTAACGAAACAGTTGGTACAATTACAATTCCATTGCTTCTCATATTATCATCAATTTCCTTACTCATTGCTTCTTTCCAGATGTCATCGCAGGACAATATTGATCTATTTGCGGGCAGATCATCATTTGCTGGTTCTGTTAATTCAGATACGGAGTTCTCAGTACGCGATACCCCTAATAAATCCTTAGAACTTAATCTGCCTTCCCTTACACAATCTTCTGCCTCTGCTTTTGATCCATTCCAACCATCCTTCGTGGCATCATTCCCTTCAGACACTGAGTTCTCAGTGCGTGACACCCCAAGTAAATCCAAAAACCCCACACATCATCATTCCAGCGCTGCAGATTTTGATCCTTTTGCTGCAATTCCAGTGAAGACTCTTGATGGATCTGACTCCTTCAGTGCATTCTTTTCAAATACAGATTCAGGTCAAACTAAAACGGAAGGTGTCAAAAGTTGTGATCATAGTCCTTTAGAGGAGCTTAATTTTGGTGCCTTCACTTCACACACAGAACCGCCTAGAGCAAGTGCCACTAAACCCATGAGTAAGTCCCCCACAAAGCTGAATCAAAACCAGATATGAAGAAAGGGGCTTTCCAGGTCAAATCTGGCATATGGGCTGATTCTTTGAGTCGTGGACTAATCGATTTGAATATAACTGCCTGTAAGTATCTCTACATTGttgtttgatcttttttttttgtgcatgcTCCACTTTCCTGGATCAGATATATGATGAGTTGTAGTCCCAGTTCTGCACATGAAAAGTTGCAAGTTCTCTATTAGCAGGAATGAAAATTTCCAAACGTACTTCAAGTCTGTAATTTTTTGTGTTTTTAATACATAAAGATGCCTGGTAGAATTATGCACTAATCAGctcagaaaacaacagaaggctAGATTACACTAAGTACATAAGACTGCAGGAGCAAGGAGTTCAGCAAGTTTATGAGTGTTCTTATAGCTTATCAGTGTTTAACCATTATATGCAGCAAAAGAGGTCGATCTTTCAGATGTCGGGGTTGTTGGGCAATTGAGCAATGGATCTGAGGGTAAGGGCCTAGCTGTTCCATGGTTCACGGGGTCAGGGACGACAGTGAGCACCGGCTCAGGTCTGCAAAGCAGGTCTGTTTTTCCATCATC encodes the following:
- the LOC117857629 gene encoding LOW QUALITY PROTEIN: clathrin interactor EPSIN 1 (The sequence of the model RefSeq protein was modified relative to this genomic sequence to represent the inferred CDS: inserted 1 base in 1 codon), translated to MDFMKVLDQTVREIKREVNLKVLKVPEIEQKVLDATSDEPWGPHGSDLADIARATKRYSECAMIMNVLWKRLGDSGANWRHVYKAFAVIEYLLANGTERAVDDIIDNNSQIAKFVSFEYVEPNGKDVGLNVRKKAENVLAIMDDREKLQQVREKAAATRDKYFGLSSTGVTYKSSAASFGNGSYSSGSRYGVTQSSKEADASRDSYRGKEWSYSSKETISDFRSTRQMSIGNMSSTTNYKPGKGEGHHRRNQDSSTSHLKSSSNLRSSSTSGGTSSQKVDNEDNDDFNPRGSSISGTTNASYNHVDLFGQSLMDDLVDTTASTSSTVPNVGAASLPEVDLFANTDFQSANAPLESTTGSHAQDNIDLFAGRSSFAGSVNSDTEFSVRDTPNKSLELNLPSLTQSSASAFDPFQPSFVASFPSDTEFSVRDTPSKSKNPTHHHSSAADFDPFAAIPVKTLDGSDSFSAFFSNTDSGQTKTEGVKSCDHSPLEELNFGAFTSHTEPPRASATKPMSKSPTKLNQNQIXKKGAFQVKSGIWADSLSRGLIDLNITASKEVDLSDVGVVGQLSNGSEGKGLAVPWFTGSGTTVSTGSGLQSRSVFPSSAGSTGGSGNFQQQQFGTFT